Proteins encoded in a region of the Stieleria neptunia genome:
- a CDS encoding lysylphosphatidylglycerol synthase transmembrane domain-containing protein, translated as MKSKRHLFATFCKIAIPLGIIVFLLFRVEPQQWETLSQHDKNYPLLVGALLVAVAAISLSFIRWCLLVRCQGIELTVLEAFRLGAICFLLNFVSAGSVGGDLFKAIFLAKRRPGRRVQAVASVLVDRGVGLYGLLLLASVAFYFQPGGDASALGGEEMHQLKLGTAILVGVGTAVLAGLVFGGRVVDRLVRWGERLPVIGGVIHRVGPPLRMFHDHPIAFGISILMSIGVHAMLTLSMYLIARGLYPSVPSLGDHFIIVPIGMLASALPLTPAGIGVFEAAIEWLYKLIPSEPTDASGTLIALVFEMVKVIIAIIGTVFYWTAGAEVKESLEEAEHAEESGEPLE; from the coding sequence ATGAAATCTAAGCGTCACCTCTTTGCAACGTTTTGCAAAATCGCGATCCCGCTGGGGATCATCGTTTTCCTGCTGTTCCGGGTCGAACCGCAGCAGTGGGAGACGCTCTCGCAGCACGACAAGAACTACCCGCTGCTGGTGGGCGCGTTGTTGGTCGCCGTTGCCGCGATCAGTCTTTCGTTCATCCGCTGGTGTTTGCTCGTTCGCTGCCAGGGGATCGAGCTGACGGTTTTGGAAGCGTTCCGATTGGGCGCGATCTGTTTTCTGCTGAATTTTGTTTCCGCCGGTAGCGTCGGCGGCGACCTGTTCAAAGCGATTTTTTTGGCCAAACGTCGGCCGGGCCGTCGCGTTCAGGCCGTCGCGTCGGTGCTGGTCGATCGCGGAGTCGGTCTGTACGGGCTGTTGCTGCTGGCTTCAGTCGCGTTCTATTTCCAGCCCGGTGGTGATGCGTCCGCCCTCGGCGGCGAGGAGATGCATCAATTGAAACTGGGGACAGCGATCCTGGTCGGTGTCGGCACGGCGGTTCTGGCGGGTTTGGTGTTTGGCGGTCGCGTCGTCGATCGCTTGGTCCGCTGGGGCGAGAGACTGCCGGTGATCGGAGGAGTGATTCACCGCGTCGGTCCACCGCTGCGAATGTTCCACGATCACCCGATCGCGTTTGGGATTTCGATTCTGATGAGTATCGGCGTGCATGCGATGCTGACGCTCAGCATGTACCTGATCGCCCGCGGGCTGTACCCGTCGGTTCCTTCCCTGGGCGATCATTTCATCATCGTGCCGATCGGGATGTTGGCATCGGCGTTGCCCCTGACGCCCGCCGGGATCGGGGTGTTCGAAGCCGCGATCGAGTGGCTCTATAAATTGATTCCCTCCGAGCCGACCGACGCATCGGGAACCTTGATCGCGCTGGTTTTTGAAATGGTCAAAGTGATCATCGCGATCATCGGCACGGTGTTCTACTGGACCGCGGGCGCTGAGGTGAAAGAGAGTTTGGAAGAAGCCGAACACGCCGAGGAAAGCGGTGAGCCCTTGGAGTAG
- a CDS encoding PSD1 and planctomycete cytochrome C domain-containing protein yields MRTSILVILAMTLSIMVETGAADPAPVAIDFSREILPVLSDKCFVCHGPDTDEEVALRLDSYEAATSDLGGYRAIDPDDLASSELVLRILSEDDPMPPAEAEKQLTDAEKRLLTEWVSQGGEYSQHWAFIPPKKRLPSLPDSGAARSQINPIDWFVAAKQRGRQIDFAPEAAPETLARRASLTLCGLPPEPQQLAEFLRDGRADAYERYVDRLLNKSSFGEHQARHWLDAVRYGDTHGLHLDNRRGVYPYRDWVVSALNENLPLDDFITWQLAGDLLPDPSMEQLVATGYVRMNPTSGEGGAIEAEYQAKNNFDRTENLGAVLLGMTLTCARCHTHKYDPVPQTEYYRLMAFFNSTAEPALDRNKYDYGPTTKAPSDPSQWAQWRQLNDRLEQLIDAATDEIADTDAASKAWSDATDREKLESLADPDGRFSSLSVHTEAALLRQKLESLEQGFTTTLVAKDLPTPRPTRVLSRGEYNLPIGDPLEPGVLTAMGAFPEGAPRDRLGLAQWLTSPNHPTVARVLINRVWQQTFGHGLVRTPEDFGLQGAYPTHPDLLDWLAVELLESGWDLKHLLRMMVTSRTFRQSSAWRQDVDDPENRLWSRGPSYRLDAEVIRDIGLWSGNLLDPLMGGEGVKPYQPAGMWQALAHPASNTKSYERDHGRRLYRRSLYVYWKRTSPHPMMTLFDAPDRETSCVRRSRTSTALQSLALLNETQRIEMARMLAQRLMHERSDVGSRMDLLFRLLASRGPSPTETDAFEQLLQKMLQRYRDNADDARALLSTGDIARDETLDPAEHAAWTQVALTLLASDLAIILY; encoded by the coding sequence ATGAGAACTTCAATCCTGGTCATCCTTGCGATGACCCTATCGATCATGGTGGAAACCGGTGCCGCCGACCCGGCTCCGGTCGCAATCGATTTTTCACGTGAAATCCTGCCGGTCCTATCGGACAAGTGTTTCGTCTGTCACGGACCCGACACCGACGAAGAGGTTGCGTTGCGTTTGGATTCCTACGAGGCGGCGACCAGCGATCTCGGCGGATACCGGGCGATCGACCCGGATGATTTGGCATCCAGCGAACTGGTGCTGCGGATTTTGTCCGAAGACGATCCGATGCCGCCCGCGGAGGCGGAAAAACAGCTAACTGATGCCGAGAAACGATTGCTCACCGAGTGGGTTTCCCAGGGCGGTGAGTATTCCCAGCACTGGGCGTTCATTCCGCCTAAAAAACGTCTGCCGTCCCTGCCCGACAGCGGCGCTGCCCGGTCGCAGATCAATCCGATCGATTGGTTCGTGGCGGCGAAACAACGCGGTCGCCAGATCGACTTTGCCCCCGAAGCCGCGCCGGAAACCCTCGCCCGACGGGCATCCTTGACGCTTTGCGGGTTGCCGCCCGAACCGCAGCAGCTGGCGGAATTTCTGAGGGACGGCCGAGCCGACGCGTACGAGCGGTATGTCGATCGCTTGCTGAACAAGTCCAGCTTTGGAGAACATCAGGCACGGCATTGGCTCGACGCGGTGCGTTACGGTGACACCCACGGTTTGCATTTGGACAACCGCCGTGGTGTCTATCCCTACCGCGACTGGGTCGTGTCGGCGCTCAATGAAAATTTGCCGCTGGACGATTTCATCACGTGGCAATTGGCGGGCGACTTGCTGCCCGATCCCAGCATGGAGCAATTGGTCGCGACCGGGTATGTCCGGATGAATCCGACCAGCGGCGAGGGCGGCGCGATCGAAGCGGAGTACCAAGCGAAGAACAACTTTGACCGAACCGAAAATCTGGGGGCGGTGTTGTTGGGCATGACGCTCACCTGTGCCCGTTGCCACACGCACAAGTATGACCCGGTGCCGCAGACGGAGTATTACCGTTTGATGGCGTTTTTTAACAGCACGGCCGAGCCGGCCTTGGACCGGAATAAATACGACTATGGGCCGACAACCAAAGCGCCGAGCGATCCGAGTCAATGGGCGCAATGGCGACAACTGAACGACCGGCTGGAACAGTTGATTGATGCGGCGACGGATGAGATCGCGGATACAGACGCGGCCTCGAAAGCATGGTCCGATGCGACGGATCGAGAAAAACTGGAATCGTTGGCCGACCCCGACGGCCGGTTTTCGTCGTTGAGCGTGCACACCGAAGCGGCGTTGCTGAGACAGAAACTCGAATCATTGGAGCAAGGTTTTACAACCACGCTTGTCGCGAAGGACTTGCCGACACCGCGGCCGACTCGCGTGCTCAGCCGTGGAGAGTACAACCTGCCCATCGGCGATCCGCTCGAGCCCGGCGTGCTGACGGCCATGGGAGCCTTTCCTGAAGGAGCGCCGCGGGATCGATTGGGGCTGGCACAATGGCTGACCTCACCCAATCATCCGACCGTCGCGCGGGTGTTGATCAACCGCGTCTGGCAACAGACCTTTGGGCACGGACTGGTTCGAACTCCCGAAGATTTTGGTTTGCAGGGAGCTTACCCGACGCACCCTGATTTGCTGGACTGGCTGGCCGTGGAGTTGCTAGAAAGTGGCTGGGATCTCAAGCATCTGTTGCGGATGATGGTCACCAGCCGAACCTTTCGTCAAAGCTCGGCCTGGCGGCAGGACGTCGATGATCCGGAAAACCGACTTTGGTCACGTGGGCCGAGCTATCGGTTGGACGCGGAAGTGATTCGCGACATCGGCCTTTGGTCCGGCAACTTGCTCGATCCACTGATGGGCGGCGAAGGCGTCAAACCGTACCAGCCCGCCGGGATGTGGCAGGCGTTGGCTCATCCGGCCAGCAACACCAAGAGCTACGAGCGCGATCACGGACGGAGACTTTATCGCCGCAGCTTGTACGTCTATTGGAAACGCACCAGCCCGCATCCGATGATGACTTTGTTTGATGCCCCGGATCGGGAGACGAGTTGCGTTCGTCGCTCGCGGACCAGCACGGCACTGCAATCGTTGGCGCTGCTCAATGAAACCCAGCGGATTGAAATGGCCCGCATGTTGGCCCAGCGATTGATGCACGAGCGGAGTGACGTTGGGTCGCGAATGGATCTGCTGTTTCGTCTGCTCGCCAGTCGAGGGCCGTCGCCGACCGAAACCGATGCGTTCGAGCAATTGTTGCAGAAAATGCTTCAGCGGTATCGCGACAACGCGGACGACGCCCGCGCCTTGCTCTCGACCGGCGATATCGCCAGAGATGAAACGTTGGACCCCGCCGAGCACGCCGCCTGGACCCAAGTCGCGTTGACCCTGTTGGCCAGCGACCTGGCGATCATTTTGTACTAA
- a CDS encoding DUF1501 domain-containing protein, with translation MNLSDALHRQQLATTRRQLFGRTALGLGTASMAGLLGDELSAAGTGAATTGGGLHHMPTAKRVIYLFMSGGPSQHDLWDYKPKLADMFGEQLPAEVRDGQRITGMTSNQKSGLPLCPSKYKFTKHDNNQDGVWISELLPHTAKVARELCVVHSTFTEAINHDPAVTYIQTGSQIAGRPSLGAWLSYGLGSMNEDLPHYVVMHAHSKHAEQSLFNRLWGPGFLPADHQGMLLRSSGDPVLYLSNPPGVTSSDRRNQLDALAAINQEQHRHFGNPEILARIKQHEMAYRMQTSVPELMDFSSESESTFELYGEEARTPGTFAACCLNARRLAERGVRNIQIFHRGWDAHGRLPTEHESQCKDVDQGCAALVHDLRQRGMLDDTLVIWGGEFGRTVYCQGNLTRENYGRDHHPRCFTVWMAGGGIKAGITYGRTDDYGYNIVNADGSPMIPRPEKEHWTPGTMHIHDLNATILHLLGIDHRKLTYRYQGRDFRLTDVDGHVMHDLIA, from the coding sequence ATGAACCTTTCTGACGCACTGCATCGGCAGCAACTGGCGACGACGCGGCGGCAACTGTTCGGCCGCACGGCACTCGGGTTGGGAACCGCTTCGATGGCGGGCCTGTTGGGTGACGAGTTGTCGGCAGCGGGAACCGGCGCAGCGACGACCGGTGGCGGCCTGCATCACATGCCCACCGCCAAACGCGTGATTTACCTGTTCATGAGCGGCGGACCGAGCCAACATGACCTCTGGGATTACAAGCCCAAGTTGGCCGACATGTTCGGCGAACAATTGCCGGCCGAAGTCCGTGACGGCCAGCGGATCACGGGCATGACGTCCAATCAAAAGAGTGGATTGCCGCTTTGTCCCAGCAAGTACAAGTTCACCAAGCACGACAACAATCAAGACGGGGTCTGGATCAGCGAGTTGCTGCCGCACACCGCCAAGGTCGCGCGAGAATTGTGTGTCGTGCACAGCACGTTTACCGAAGCGATCAATCATGATCCGGCGGTCACCTACATTCAAACGGGCAGCCAGATCGCGGGCCGCCCCAGTTTGGGTGCCTGGCTGAGTTATGGTCTGGGCAGCATGAATGAAGATCTGCCGCATTACGTGGTGATGCACGCGCATTCAAAGCACGCCGAACAGAGTCTGTTCAATCGACTGTGGGGACCGGGATTCTTGCCGGCCGATCACCAAGGCATGTTGCTGCGCAGCAGCGGCGATCCGGTCTTGTACCTGAGCAATCCACCGGGCGTGACGTCGTCCGATCGCCGTAACCAGCTTGATGCGTTGGCGGCGATCAACCAGGAACAGCACCGGCACTTTGGCAACCCCGAGATTCTGGCGCGGATCAAGCAACATGAAATGGCGTACCGGATGCAAACCTCGGTTCCGGAGTTGATGGATTTTTCCAGTGAGTCGGAGTCGACCTTCGAGCTCTACGGCGAGGAAGCCCGGACGCCGGGGACATTCGCGGCGTGTTGCTTGAACGCCCGCCGTTTGGCCGAACGGGGAGTCCGCAATATCCAGATCTTCCATCGGGGGTGGGACGCCCACGGTCGGTTGCCGACCGAGCATGAATCACAGTGCAAAGACGTCGACCAGGGGTGTGCCGCTCTGGTGCACGATCTGCGGCAGCGCGGCATGCTGGACGATACGTTGGTGATTTGGGGCGGCGAATTCGGCCGCACCGTGTACTGCCAAGGCAATCTGACACGGGAAAATTACGGACGCGACCATCACCCGCGTTGCTTCACCGTTTGGATGGCCGGCGGGGGCATCAAGGCGGGGATCACGTACGGGCGGACGGATGATTACGGCTACAACATCGTCAACGCCGACGGCAGCCCGATGATCCCGCGTCCCGAAAAGGAGCATTGGACTCCGGGGACGATGCACATCCACGACCTCAACGCGACGATCTTGCACCTGTTGGGCATCGATCATCGCAAACTGACCTATCGCTACCAGGGACGTGATTTTCGGCTGACGGACGTGGATGGGCACGTCATGCACGACTTGATCGCGTGA
- a CDS encoding PQQ-dependent sugar dehydrogenase translates to MILLKLVGKCAAAFAVTCMVGVPSSAFAQTGANQLSEAEKRSGWKLLFDGKSADAWRNYQKDTLGEGWKVVDGTLVRAEKGAGDIISKEKYDAFELLIDYKISPEGNSGLMFHVTEDNAKPWHSGPEIQIQDNVDGHDPQKAGWLYQLYKPTPPRWAADQTPVDSSRPAGQWNQIYLRIAPQGCEVCLNGVRYYTFKIGNNDWNRRVSQSKFAKFPAFGKAGKGHICLQDHGDKVAYRNIKVRRINDDGSVPQPIDGKLELKSELAFPNLKLDQWEAVDDDGKIRSLRILELTYPRDDSNRVFIASQYGEIWAFQNDPQTVKSHRVLDMRSEVADWKNSGGNEQGLLGLAMHPDFKNNQKFYVYYSDADNDRSVVSEFTMSKDNPNKADAATERMVMEIAQPYKNHNGGSMEFGPDGYLYIGLGDGGDRNDPKAAGQDLSKLLGSILRIDVDNPSGDKGYGIPSDNPFVKTPDAHPEIYAFGIRNPWRLAFDRQTGDLWMGDVGQELWEEVNVVTKGGNYGWSNREGTNSFGNRPPVAGVSDPIDPVWQYDHRIGRSITGGRVYRNARLPELNGKYLYADYVTGVVWALSFDPETKRATANEQVIPEGVQVLGFGEDQNGEIYYFTESPRGECIYRFAN, encoded by the coding sequence ATGATCCTTCTGAAACTTGTCGGCAAATGCGCCGCCGCCTTTGCCGTGACCTGCATGGTCGGCGTCCCCAGTTCCGCGTTTGCGCAGACCGGTGCGAATCAGCTGAGCGAGGCCGAAAAACGCAGCGGCTGGAAACTGCTGTTTGATGGAAAGTCCGCCGACGCCTGGCGCAACTACCAAAAGGACACGCTCGGCGAGGGCTGGAAAGTCGTCGATGGAACGCTGGTCCGCGCCGAAAAAGGTGCCGGCGACATCATCAGCAAAGAAAAGTACGACGCCTTTGAACTGCTGATCGATTACAAAATCAGCCCCGAAGGCAACAGCGGGCTGATGTTTCATGTCACCGAAGACAACGCCAAACCGTGGCACAGCGGACCGGAAATCCAGATCCAAGACAACGTCGACGGCCACGACCCACAGAAGGCGGGTTGGCTGTATCAGTTGTATAAGCCCACGCCGCCGCGTTGGGCTGCCGACCAGACGCCCGTCGACTCCTCGCGACCGGCCGGCCAGTGGAATCAAATCTACCTGAGGATCGCCCCCCAAGGCTGCGAGGTCTGCCTGAACGGCGTGCGATACTACACCTTCAAAATCGGGAACAACGACTGGAACCGACGCGTCTCGCAAAGCAAGTTCGCCAAGTTCCCGGCGTTCGGTAAAGCCGGCAAGGGACACATCTGCTTGCAAGATCATGGTGACAAGGTCGCGTACCGCAACATCAAGGTTCGTCGCATCAACGACGACGGCAGCGTGCCGCAACCGATCGACGGAAAGCTTGAATTGAAGAGCGAACTCGCGTTCCCCAATCTGAAACTGGACCAATGGGAAGCGGTGGATGACGACGGCAAGATCCGCTCGCTGCGGATTCTGGAACTGACCTATCCGCGTGACGACAGCAACCGCGTGTTCATCGCGTCGCAGTACGGCGAGATCTGGGCGTTCCAAAACGATCCCCAAACCGTCAAGTCACATCGGGTGCTCGACATGCGCAGCGAAGTCGCCGATTGGAAAAACAGTGGCGGCAACGAACAAGGTCTGCTCGGCTTGGCGATGCACCCCGATTTCAAGAACAACCAAAAGTTCTACGTTTACTACTCCGATGCCGATAACGATCGATCCGTCGTCAGCGAGTTCACCATGTCCAAGGACAACCCGAACAAGGCCGATGCCGCGACCGAACGGATGGTGATGGAGATCGCCCAGCCGTACAAGAATCACAACGGCGGCAGCATGGAGTTCGGCCCCGACGGGTACTTGTACATCGGGCTCGGCGACGGTGGCGATCGCAACGACCCCAAAGCGGCCGGCCAAGACCTGTCAAAACTGCTCGGGTCGATCCTGCGAATCGACGTCGACAACCCTTCGGGTGACAAAGGCTACGGCATCCCCAGCGACAACCCGTTCGTCAAAACGCCGGACGCCCATCCCGAAATCTACGCCTTCGGGATTCGCAATCCCTGGCGTCTGGCCTTCGACCGCCAAACGGGCGACCTGTGGATGGGCGACGTCGGACAAGAACTTTGGGAAGAAGTCAACGTCGTCACCAAGGGCGGCAACTATGGCTGGAGCAATCGGGAAGGCACCAACAGCTTCGGCAACCGCCCCCCGGTCGCCGGCGTCAGTGACCCGATCGATCCGGTCTGGCAATACGATCACCGCATCGGCCGTTCGATCACCGGCGGCCGTGTGTATCGCAACGCACGCCTTCCCGAGCTCAACGGCAAGTACCTCTACGCCGACTACGTCACCGGCGTGGTCTGGGCCTTGTCCTTCGACCCGGAAACCAAACGCGCGACCGCCAACGAGCAAGTGATTCCCGAAGGCGTCCAGGTGCTTGGTTTCGGCGAAGATCAAAACGGTGAAATCTATTACTTCACCGAGAGCCCTCGCGGCGAATGCATTTACCGCTTCGCCAACTAA
- a CDS encoding adenosylmethionine--8-amino-7-oxononanoate transaminase — translation MKTDAAPDVSNVPDWQRQGYEHLWMPYCQMKTAPMPLAVERTEGVYLHLSDGRRLIDGLASWWSACHGYNHPHVVDAMHRQLDTMPHVMFGGINHEPALMLARRLAALLPGDLNRVFFCDSGSVAVEVAMKIAIQFHRNRGQRGRTRFLSFANAYHGDTTGAMSLCDPERSMHAHFEGALLQQFNVDIPRDDDSMQRFQSLLEQHRDRLAGVFIEPLVQGAGGMRFHSPEVLSSIAQCCRDNDVLLIADELATGFGRTGTLFAIEQADIVPDLICLGKALTAGMIGMAATVATDRVFDAFWSDDASKALMHGPTFMANPLACAAAGASLDLFQREPRLDQARTIEAGLSELLAPCRQIDRVVDVRVKGAIGVVQVDSLDHVDRLRDMFIRQGVLIRPFGDCIYTTPPLVISSDELEKVGDAIVSVTRQWARWPRES, via the coding sequence TTGAAAACCGATGCTGCACCCGACGTTTCCAACGTTCCCGATTGGCAACGACAGGGATACGAACATCTGTGGATGCCGTATTGCCAAATGAAGACGGCACCAATGCCGCTGGCGGTTGAGCGGACCGAAGGCGTCTACTTGCACTTGAGCGATGGGCGACGATTGATCGATGGGCTGGCGTCTTGGTGGTCGGCCTGTCACGGATACAACCACCCGCACGTCGTCGATGCGATGCATCGACAACTTGACACCATGCCGCACGTGATGTTCGGCGGGATCAACCACGAACCGGCGTTGATGCTCGCCCGCCGTCTGGCCGCGCTGCTGCCCGGTGACCTGAACCGCGTCTTCTTTTGTGATTCCGGATCCGTCGCGGTCGAAGTTGCGATGAAGATCGCGATCCAGTTCCATCGCAATCGTGGCCAGCGGGGCCGCACCCGTTTCTTGTCATTCGCCAATGCCTACCACGGCGACACCACCGGCGCGATGTCGTTGTGTGATCCCGAGCGCAGCATGCACGCGCATTTTGAAGGCGCGTTGCTGCAACAATTTAACGTCGACATCCCCCGCGACGATGATTCGATGCAACGATTCCAATCTCTGCTCGAGCAGCATCGCGACCGCCTGGCGGGGGTATTCATCGAACCCCTGGTGCAAGGCGCCGGCGGAATGCGCTTTCACTCACCCGAGGTACTGAGTTCGATCGCCCAATGCTGTCGCGACAATGATGTGTTGCTGATCGCCGACGAATTGGCGACCGGATTCGGACGCACCGGAACCCTGTTCGCGATCGAACAGGCCGACATCGTTCCGGACCTGATCTGCCTGGGCAAAGCACTCACGGCCGGCATGATCGGGATGGCGGCGACGGTGGCAACCGATCGGGTGTTTGATGCGTTCTGGTCGGACGACGCGTCCAAAGCGTTGATGCATGGGCCGACCTTCATGGCCAACCCCCTGGCCTGTGCCGCCGCGGGGGCGTCGCTGGATCTATTTCAGCGAGAGCCGAGGCTGGACCAGGCGCGAACGATCGAAGCGGGACTGAGCGAATTGTTGGCGCCCTGTCGCCAAATCGACCGGGTCGTCGACGTCCGCGTCAAGGGTGCGATCGGTGTCGTTCAGGTCGATTCGCTCGATCACGTCGACCGACTGCGGGACATGTTTATCCGCCAGGGCGTCTTGATTCGCCCCTTCGGCGACTGCATCTACACGACACCGCCGCTGGTGATTTCCTCGGATGAACTGGAAAAAGTCGGCGACGCGATCGTTTCGGTGACCCGTCAATGGGCGCGCTGGCCGCGAGAGAGTTGA